DNA sequence from the Armigeres subalbatus isolate Guangzhou_Male chromosome 1, GZ_Asu_2, whole genome shotgun sequence genome:
TTTTCACTATGCAATCAGGAGGCCTAAACTAAAATGAATACGGTATCTTCAGCATACGGTACGATTAATGTAATACGCATGTTACCTGTAGCCACTTTAGTTTTTAGCCACTTTAGTCTTAAGCTCATAACAAATTCAATAGTGTCTAATTATAATTGTAAGTTTAAATCCATAAATATTCAGAGGTTTTACCATGCGGTTAGCAACTTCTATATAATGAGtagattgttttgtttttacattGCTATCTATTCCATCCGTCGCCATCTACCTTTGCACTGCTGGTCGGTAGATCGCTGTATTGGTCAACAATTGCTTGACCATAATGATAGCCGCAGCTCAAATTCGCCACAGTGGATGATTGGCAGGGAGGTGACGTGACATCCCCCCTTCCGTGAATCCTAGTCGAGTTCCTGTTGATGTACGACTTATCCTATGGATTCACTTCTATTCAGAACGTCGAGTACTGCCAACTTCACTGCTGGCCGTCGGAGCACTCCGGTTGCGGTCCTGACTATTGCTTGACGAACTTTCCCGTCACGTCCAGGAATCACCGTTTCTACTCGCCCACGAATCCACTGGTCCTTCGCCGTTCCACCAACAACCAACACCAAATCTCCCGGTTCAATGTCCCGAACCTCTTCGAACCACTTTGACCTACGTGTGATTAATGGTAGGTACTCCTTGACCCATCTTGTCCAGAACCGTTGGGTTATCGCCTGAGAAAGTCTCCAACTGCTACGTAGTACCACCGGGTTATCAGCAGGTTCAATCGCTGGACATTTGTCGCCATTAGAGCTGCCCAGAATAAAATGGTTGGGAGTAAGGGCTTCCTCATCCGCCGACTCAAGGGGGATGTAAGTGAGTGGACGTGAGTTGATGAGAGCCTCGGCTTCGAGCAACACTGTTTCGAGAACTTCATCGTCTGGTGTACGGGCTTCTGCTATGGTTCCTAAAGCTTCCTTTACAGAGCGAACTAGGCGCTCCCATGCGCTTCCCATGTGGGGGGCGGCCAGTGATATAAAGCACCACCGAGTTTGAGCGGTTGTAAAAGTAGTAGCCAGTGCGTTATTTCGTctcttcaattcttttttctgTAATTCATTGCTCGCGCCTTGAAAACATGTCCCGTTATCCGAGTAGAACTCGGCCGGGTACCCGCGACGTGCAACGAATCGTCGCACTGCCATGATGCAGGATTCAGAGGACAGGCTGTGCACTACCTCCAAATGTACTGCGCGAACAGTAAGGCAGGTGAACAGAGCCACCCACCGCTTCACTTGGCTCCTCCCAACTTTAACCAATATCGGTCCGAAATAGTCCACCCCAACGAAGCTGAATGGCCGAACGAATGGTTGCAAACGCGCCGCAGGAAGCGGTACCATTGCGGGAGGACTAGGCGCAGCTTTCTTCAGTCGGCACATCATACAGTTCTTCGCAACCTTCCCAATCAAGGCGCGCAGCTTGGCCATTTCAAACCATTGTCTCATCTCGTTCGTGACGGTTTCTCGATTGGCGTGGCGGAAACGACGATGGTACCAGTCTGTAATTAGGAGAGTGATAATGTGTTGCCTGGGCAGAATCGCAGGATACTTAGCTTCGGCCGGTGCGAATGTGGCGGCACCAATTCGGCCACGAAGGCGTAGTACTCCACGTTCGTCTAAAAATGGCCAGTTTTTGTAGATCGGACTGTATTTTGCAACGCGTCGGTGACGCGCATCAGGGGAACCTTGAGTTTCCAAAAGGATGGAAATTTCCATTGGGTGAAACGTGAGGCGTCGATTAACGATGCAGCGGAGGAATGAATGTGAATAGTTTTTAGTTCTTCGCTGGTGTTTATTGGTTGCACTTGCTGAGGTCAGAAGTCCTCTGGTTGATGAAGGAACGACGGTCCGTTGAACCAAGGAGTATTTGGCGAGAAATCTGGCCCATTCTTCCACTTAGTGGCGAGATCTGCCGTGTTTAGACCGGAGAAACCCATCTCCATTCGCGGGCATCGGTTGCTGTTAGAATCTCGCCAATGCGAACGGCAACGAATTTATTGTATCGGCGATGTTCAGACTGAATCCATGCCAGCACAGTACTTGAATCGCTCCAGAGGAACCGTAGACAAATAGGATAGGTGTGATAGCTATGCACTGACTCCAGCATCCGAACTCCCAGGACCGCTGCTTTCAACTCCAGGCGAGGGATCGATAGTATCTTGAAATGGTGCCACCTTGTTTTTCGAACAGATCAAGGCTACATGAATTCCATTCTGCGTTTCGAGGCGGTAATATGCAACGCAAGCGTACGCGGAATCACTAGCATCGACGAGCACATGGAGTTCTACTCCGTCGAAGTTGGTGGGGAACGGAGCACGAAAATAGCATCGAGGAATCCGTAGAGTGTCCAATTGCGGCAAGTAGTTGGTCCATAGACGCCAACGGGTGTGGAGCTGCCCGCCGATTGGTTCATCCCATCCGATTCCCGATGCCCAAATGTCCTGCATTAATACCTTACCGTGGACTAAGAAGAAAGACAGGAATCCCAAGGGATCAAACAGGCTCATGACCACTTTCAGGACTTCGCGCTTCGTCGGGATGTGATCTTCATCAAGAATATGCAGTATATCGTCGCGCATAGCGAAACTGTATGTGAATACATCTTCGGCTGTGATCCACTTCATTCCGAGCACTGATTCAGTAGTTTCTGCACGCATAAGAGCAAAATCTTTGGAGGAATCTGGTTCGATCTCCCCAGTTCTCCTCAGTACTTCGCCTTCATTCGACAGAAAGTTGCGTATTTCGAATCCGCCACATGAGTGGAcaataaggtggctcaaaaaacactttttcaatttttttgatgggccgccctcttattcggttctatttgttgccctgatgctctggataaaatttcagccaaatcggtcaacgtttggacagtgctaaactcgttgaaagtttatatggaaaaatgtatgcagaaacatccaaaaaaagtgatttgcagttggacggcacaatttacgatcaagaacaatgatcctcattcagttcttgtagaattaaatacagaatgttatgctgaaaaccgcgaggagattcgagtttattaggcaaagatattagcattttactggagtgttgtaggggtgaatttatttcttttcaaaggtaaaagaaacgaaatttgctcaaaccgcacttcagagaaatgctaataactaagccgggcaaactctaatcttctcgcggttttctgcataacattctgtattaaattcttcataatctgaatgagtatcgtaGTTCTtcttcgtaagttgtgccgtccaactgcaatttacAGTTTTTGggtgtttctgcatacattcttgcatataaacttccaacgagtttagtaccgcccaaacattgaccgatttggctgaaattttgtccagagcatcagggcatcaaatagaaccgaataagagggcggcccatcaaaaaaattggaaaaagtttttcccatactaatttgagccaccctagtggaCAAGTTTGACTTCGTTTACCACCTGTGTAGCTTCGTCTACTGTCATGAAACTGTCCAGGTAATCGTCCACATAGTGGTGCTCGATGATTGTCATCGATGCACGAGCGTAGTGTGGCGCGTACTGCTGAGCGTTTGCATTCTTGACGAATTGCGCCGTAGACGGAGAGCACGTGGAACAAAACATGGTGACATCAATAGCGTAGATTTGGACCGGGTACTCAGGCTTGTGGCGATATACAAACATTTGGGTGTTCTTGTCGCTAGCTTGCAGTTTTATTTGCAAAAACATCTCCCTGATGTCCCCTGAAACAGCCACGGGAAACAATCGGAAACCGCTGAGTACTTTTGGCAGAGGGGTTAGAAGATCCGGCCCTTTTAGCAAATACGAATTGAAGGACACTGTACCAACTTTTGCCGCAGCGTCCCAAATCAACTGAATTTTTCCCGGCTTCTTCGGATTGATGACGCTTCCTAGAGGGAGGAATAAAGTCTTTCGatagaccgcatcgtgctttcgtgctgtgcggttcattctctctttgcggaaggaagtttttaatactacccgaagctattttaatttcaacggtgcttcttagcgctatttgtacccactgatcccgttacgatctttgcaaggacccgtgccttcgttttacgttggacccgtttgcggaagtaaaattccgacaagcggtggtaatcctgcagggacaccgttctgggaaaaaacctcttagaaggtcacgtctccacgctcagccatgagcattaataaaaacaagaggaagggggagtctctgaattctccacttccttcgaagaaacaaggtttcaagaccgtcctgcctaagcgcggaaaaaatagaaggaagctggagaattcagatattccttctaactctaatatcggaaacaattcttctccaatcgaactgagcaatcagttcgagttgatgaatgatgaaattgagcaaatcgaatatacctctagcccaggtgattcgattcatgcgaaaaagcaaaggattccgccaattgtggtatctgttgccgagttttctggcttccggaatgagattttgagtaaccttcaggggatcaaggtttcatttcagattgctaggaagggtgactgccgcgttttgccgggatcctttgacgatcgcaaacgtcttcttcagtatttaactgagaagcgccataaattcttcacatacgacgacaaaactgagcgattgttcaaagtcgtcttgaaaggtctccccagtgaggataaatcactggatgagataaaaattgaaatttctcaattacttggattttcaccagtccaagtaattaagatgaaaaagaaatcccactctggtacttcccagaggggcatttctcaagaattttatttagttcattttaacaaaagtgaactaaataatatgaaaagtttggaaaaggcctgtattatgtctcatgtccgtgtttcatgggaacatttccgcaggcctgggaaTTTCAAaacccacccagtgccgtaagtgccaaaagtggggtcatggaaccaaacattgtcacatggatgctaaatgcatgatttgtggtggaacctctcacgccaaggacgcatgtcctgtgagagaagattcaataaatttaaatgtgcaaattgtggggcaatcataaatccaatttctgggaatgcccttcacgcaaaaagttttgaattcccgtgcaaaattgatgacgggaaattctaatcggatcccagattcgacgggtagaaatttttcaaacgctcaaatttcgaaaccagttaccggtcgagcaattcatacccaccacaattcacaaacaaattttgccgctcgtcaacgggtagcaagcacttcagtaaattccaatttttcgattgtacctacgtatgcaaacatcgctgctggtagacaaaatttctcttctcaaaatgaggtttatacccatgtcccaacggaaaataatggtcatgttgccgattcaggtagcatgactgcttccgatttgatttttaactgaacaattgcatcacatgattgatgcaatgttcaaagcaaataccgtacca
Encoded proteins:
- the LOC134206441 gene encoding uncharacterized protein LOC134206441; this translates as MEISILLETQGSPDARHRRVAKYSPIYKNWPFLDERGVLRLRGRIGAATFAPAEAKYPAILPRQHIITLLITDWYHRRFRHANRETVTNEMRQWFEMAKLRALIGKVAKNCMMCRLKKAAPSPPAMVPLPAARLQPFVRPFSFVGVDYFGPILVKVGRSQVKRWVALFTCLTVRAVHLEVVHSLSSESCIMAVRRFVARRGYPAEFYSDNGTCFQGASNELQKKELKRRNNALATTFTTAQTRWCFISLAAPHMGSAWERLVRSVKEALGTIAEARTPDDEVLETVLLEAEALINSRPLTYIPLESADEEALTPNHFILGSSNGDKCPAIEPADNPVVLRSSWRLSQAITQRFWTRWVKEYLPLITRRSKWFEEVRDIEPGDLVLVVGGTAKDQWIRGRVETVIPGRDGKVRQAIVRTATGVLRRPAVKLAVLDVLNRSESIG